The following coding sequences are from one Methyloterricola oryzae window:
- a CDS encoding esterase/lipase family protein — translation MSNSTRRWLAIAMVALLLGGGAGCVFRTVAEQQQKIDALCQLWGSVATERQSQGTLVVVLARFRGGDLRQTSNWSVFDHFVLEQSGRWFFAVSPGTYGLAAFEDSNGDRIYQPGESALRVDERRLIQCQPGTEVRDIALAIPEGGRLRVEGGLDMRALEGRSIHDQMRLSLLSLMVNGDVVTLDDPRFARENANKGLWQPFDFLFDVRAGLYFLGPYDAKKAPVLFVHGITGTPMDFRFLIENLDQRKFQPWVFYYPSGGHLDYIAGVLNQLITQQQARLGFRRLLVVAHSMGGLVARAFVLKHHASSTHADIPLFVSLSSPWDGHAGAELGVKHAPAVVRSWYDMAPDSPFLRSIFFQGEGPNAPRRGLPDSVRHHLLFGFTETEAGDGVVSLASQLRPEAQDDATRLHGYQATHTGILKMPEVSKRLNRLLDEARERQAAE, via the coding sequence ATGAGCAATTCGACGCGGCGATGGCTTGCCATCGCGATGGTGGCGCTGCTCCTGGGAGGCGGCGCGGGCTGCGTGTTCCGCACCGTGGCCGAGCAGCAGCAGAAGATCGATGCCCTCTGTCAGCTCTGGGGGAGCGTGGCAACCGAGCGGCAATCCCAGGGAACTCTCGTGGTCGTGCTCGCGCGCTTTCGCGGCGGCGACCTGCGGCAGACGTCCAACTGGAGCGTGTTCGATCACTTCGTGCTGGAGCAGTCGGGACGCTGGTTCTTCGCGGTCAGTCCGGGCACTTACGGGCTGGCGGCCTTCGAGGACAGCAACGGCGACCGCATCTATCAGCCCGGCGAATCCGCCCTGCGGGTGGATGAGCGGCGGCTGATCCAATGCCAGCCGGGCACGGAAGTGCGCGATATCGCACTGGCCATCCCCGAGGGCGGCCGTCTGCGGGTCGAGGGGGGCCTCGACATGCGCGCGCTGGAAGGGCGAAGCATCCACGACCAGATGCGCCTCAGCCTGCTGTCGCTGATGGTGAACGGCGATGTTGTAACGCTGGACGATCCCCGCTTTGCCAGGGAGAACGCAAACAAGGGCTTGTGGCAGCCCTTCGACTTCCTGTTCGATGTGCGCGCCGGCCTGTATTTCCTCGGTCCTTACGACGCCAAAAAGGCACCGGTGCTGTTTGTGCACGGCATTACCGGGACGCCGATGGACTTCCGCTTCCTCATCGAAAATCTGGACCAGCGCAAATTTCAGCCCTGGGTGTTTTATTACCCCTCGGGCGGCCATCTGGATTACATCGCGGGTGTTCTCAACCAGTTGATCACCCAGCAGCAGGCAAGGCTGGGATTCAGACGCCTGCTAGTGGTGGCTCACAGCATGGGCGGGCTCGTAGCGCGGGCCTTCGTCCTCAAGCATCACGCCAGCAGCACCCACGCCGACATTCCGTTGTTCGTCTCCCTGTCATCCCCGTGGGACGGGCATGCTGGGGCTGAACTCGGCGTCAAGCATGCGCCAGCGGTGGTGCGCTCCTGGTACGACATGGCGCCGGACAGCCCGTTTCTAAGGTCGATCTTCTTCCAGGGCGAGGGTCCTAACGCCCCACGCAGGGGATTGCCCGATTCCGTGCGGCACCATCTGCTGTTCGGCTTTACCGAGACGGAAGCCGGCGACGGCGTGGTCAGCCTGGCCAGCCAACTGCGCCCGGAGGCGCAGGACGACGCCACGCGCCTGCATGGCTATCAGGCTACCCATACCGGCATCCTGAAAATGCCGGAGGTATCGAAACGGCTCAACCGGCTGCTGGACGAGGCGCGGGAACGCCAAGCGGCTGAATAG
- a CDS encoding SGNH/GDSL hydrolase family protein, whose translation MRSRKLHLSILLLGWLFAAIAQAQDFSKIYVFGDSLSDRGNLAALSAAPGQEFLAFLNVYPFDQGFSNAKSLTEPGRRAVEVLADALALPIAPALHTVLLPQGLPSEGNNFAVAGAVASGLLANGGSDLPVFLLETQVAAFDLEVASASPAPDLANALFVVFIGGNDVRVARDADSPQLANRILNTAVSKIDAAIRHVTLMGGRTFLVVNSPDIGSIPETRVLAQKPGNRGATARATRLTRRFNSRLSETLERTRKTLGVQLVQFDLFHFFRDVLENGESLGFDNTRDACVDNPLLPAVPSVDLACLGDFDRFVFFDEVHPTNHVQQRVGRALYALVPALPAP comes from the coding sequence ATGCGATCTCGTAAACTGCATCTTTCCATCCTGCTGCTCGGCTGGCTGTTCGCCGCCATTGCCCAGGCCCAGGATTTCAGCAAGATCTACGTCTTTGGCGACAGCCTGTCGGACCGGGGCAACCTAGCCGCCCTTTCCGCGGCGCCGGGCCAGGAATTCCTGGCCTTCTTAAATGTGTACCCCTTCGACCAGGGCTTTTCCAACGCAAAGTCACTTACGGAACCGGGCCGGCGCGCTGTAGAGGTGCTGGCGGATGCACTGGCCCTGCCCATTGCCCCAGCCCTGCACACGGTGCTGCTGCCGCAAGGGCTGCCCTCTGAAGGCAACAACTTCGCGGTCGCGGGTGCGGTGGCGTCGGGGCTGCTGGCTAACGGCGGCAGCGACTTACCGGTGTTTCTGCTAGAAACCCAAGTGGCCGCTTTCGATCTGGAAGTCGCCAGCGCATCGCCGGCGCCCGACCTTGCGAATGCCCTGTTCGTGGTATTCATAGGCGGCAATGATGTGCGCGTGGCACGAGATGCGGACTCTCCCCAGTTGGCCAACCGGATCCTCAATACCGCCGTCTCCAAGATCGATGCGGCCATCCGCCATGTGACGCTGATGGGCGGGAGAACCTTTCTGGTGGTCAACTCGCCGGATATCGGGTCGATCCCGGAAACCCGGGTGCTGGCTCAAAAGCCTGGCAACCGCGGTGCAACAGCGAGGGCCACGCGCCTGACCCGCCGCTTCAACAGCCGCCTCTCCGAGACCCTGGAACGGACCCGGAAGACCTTGGGAGTGCAGTTGGTTCAGTTTGATCTGTTCCATTTCTTCCGCGACGTGCTTGAAAACGGCGAGTCCCTGGGTTTTGACAACACCCGCGACGCCTGCGTCGACAACCCCCTGCTGCCGGCGGTTCCCAGCGTGGACCTTGCCTGCCTCGGCGACTTCGACCGCTTCGTCTTCTTCGACGAGGTGCACCCCACCAACCATGTCCAGCAGCGGGTGGGCCGAGCCCTGTATGCACTGGTTCCGGCGCTGCCGGCACCTTGA
- a CDS encoding DUF2846 domain-containing protein, translating into MPHRTPQGRGIAWVLLAAVTSGCSTAAPHFKPAEAIPPGKGVVYIYRQPRIAGSGVVGTITANKVAIVRIRSGGYFPYISEPGRVNFAVKSEVTDEADVNVEAGKATYLKVSIGSGFRMSQFNLSEVPLELGSLEITECRLLPPIEP; encoded by the coding sequence ATGCCCCATCGGACGCCGCAGGGTCGCGGTATCGCTTGGGTCCTACTTGCGGCGGTCACATCGGGGTGCTCAACGGCCGCCCCGCATTTCAAACCCGCCGAAGCCATTCCGCCCGGAAAGGGCGTTGTCTACATCTATCGCCAGCCACGCATTGCCGGCAGTGGCGTCGTCGGCACGATAACAGCGAACAAGGTTGCTATCGTCAGGATCAGGAGCGGCGGCTATTTTCCATATATCTCTGAACCCGGCCGCGTGAACTTTGCCGTCAAGTCCGAAGTAACTGATGAAGCCGACGTCAATGTGGAGGCGGGAAAGGCGACTTATCTGAAAGTCAGCATCGGGTCAGGGTTTCGCATGAGCCAATTCAACCTGTCGGAAGTTCCCCTGGAACTCGGAAGTCTTGAGATCACCGAATGCAGGCTGCTACCCCCCATCGAGCCTTGA
- a CDS encoding IS5 family transposase: protein MRGADITQHELFSYRTLEDRIPPDHPLRKLRAVVDILLKTMDADLGALYAKTGRQSIPPERLLRASLIQVLFSIRSERQLVQQIDYNLLYRWFVGLTLDGAVWDHSTFSANRERLLNERISRCFFERVLALAEWQQVLSDEHFSVDGTLIEAWASMKRFEKKDGTSPPPSDGGRNPTVDFKGETRSNDTHASTTDPDARLYKKSPGDKSRLCFMGHALMENRHGLVVDAEATLASGTAEREAAKVMIARTVRKPGATVGADKGYDVAEFVAALRLLRVTPHVAQKAKGSAIDGRTTRHDGYRTSLKIRKSVEEVFGWSKTIGGLSKTRFRGLPKVKAQTLFTFAAYNLTRMGSLFGWRWSTA from the coding sequence ATGCGCGGCGCAGACATCACCCAGCACGAACTGTTCAGCTACCGGACACTGGAAGATCGCATTCCCCCGGATCATCCCTTGCGCAAGCTGCGCGCGGTGGTGGATATCCTGCTGAAGACCATGGATGCTGACTTGGGTGCGCTTTACGCCAAGACCGGCCGCCAGTCGATTCCGCCGGAACGTCTGCTGCGTGCCAGCCTGATCCAAGTGCTGTTCTCGATTCGTTCCGAGCGGCAGTTGGTCCAGCAGATCGATTACAACCTGCTGTATCGCTGGTTTGTTGGATTGACGCTGGATGGCGCGGTGTGGGATCACTCGACCTTCAGTGCCAACCGCGAGCGCCTGTTGAACGAGCGGATCAGTCGGTGTTTCTTTGAGCGGGTGCTGGCTTTGGCGGAATGGCAACAGGTGCTGTCCGACGAACACTTTTCGGTGGACGGCACTTTGATCGAGGCGTGGGCGTCGATGAAACGCTTCGAGAAGAAGGATGGAACGAGCCCGCCGCCGAGCGATGGGGGCCGCAACCCGACCGTCGATTTCAAAGGCGAGACGCGCAGCAACGATACCCATGCTTCCACCACGGATCCGGATGCACGTCTGTACAAGAAGAGCCCCGGTGACAAGTCGCGGCTGTGTTTCATGGGGCATGCTCTGATGGAGAACCGCCACGGACTGGTGGTCGATGCCGAGGCCACGTTGGCGAGTGGCACGGCGGAGCGGGAGGCGGCCAAGGTGATGATCGCGCGGACGGTGCGCAAGCCGGGTGCGACGGTGGGCGCGGACAAGGGCTATGACGTCGCGGAATTCGTGGCAGCCCTGCGCTTGCTGCGGGTGACGCCGCATGTGGCCCAGAAGGCCAAGGGCTCGGCGATCGATGGGCGCACCACGCGGCATGACGGCTACAGGACCAGCCTGAAGATTCGCAAGAGCGTGGAGGAAGTGTTTGGTTGGTCGAAGACCATAGGTGGTTTGAGCAAGACCCGCTTTCGAGGCTTGCCCAAGGTGAAAGCGCAGACGCTCTTCACCTTTGCCGCCTACAACCTGACGCGGATGGGCAGCCTGTTCGGCTGGCGCTGGTCGACCGCCTAG
- a CDS encoding PepSY domain-containing protein — translation MRSKKAENILNPGDSFYAYEVETKKGKENLEIELDSRGKILKAYSEHKAN, via the coding sequence TTGCGTAGCAAGAAAGCCGAGAACATTCTGAACCCGGGCGATAGCTTCTACGCCTATGAAGTCGAGACCAAGAAAGGTAAGGAGAATCTGGAAATCGAACTGGATTCCAGAGGCAAGATCTTGAAAGCGTACTCCGAGCATAAGGCGAACTAA
- the typA gene encoding translational GTPase TypA, translating to MIEKLRNIAIIAHVDHGKTTLVDKLLQQSGTFAAHEKVEERVMDSNALEKERGITILAKNTAIDWNDYHINIVDTPGHADFGGEVERVLSMVDSVLLLVDAVDGPMPQTRFVTQKAFAMGLHPIVVINKIDRPGARAHWVLDQTFDLFDRLGATEEQLDFPVVYASALNGYAGDNPDIREGNMDFLFQTVVDKVHPPKVDTEGGFQLQVSQLDYNSYVGVIGIGRIQRGAVKTNTPVTVVSRDGKQRNARVLQVFGFKGLERVEVPEASAGDIIAFTGIDVLEISDTLCATDCVEALPPLTVDEPTVSMTFQVNNSPFAGKEGKFVTSRQIRERLQRELLHNVALRVEDTADPDKFKVSGRGELHLSILIENMRREGYELGVSRPEVIIKEVDGEPCEPYEFVTIEVEEANQGSVMEKLGERKGDLLNMVPDGQGRVRLEYMMPSRGLIGFQTEFMTATSGTGLLYHVFDHYGPLKKGNIGQRINGVLISMVAGKALGYALFNLQERGRLFIEHGTEVYEGMIIGIHSRDNDLVVNPTKAKQLTNIRAAGSDENILLTPPIKMSLEQALEFIDDDELVEVTPQSIRIRKKLLLEHERKKAGRAVANE from the coding sequence ATGATCGAAAAGCTTAGAAACATCGCCATCATCGCCCACGTCGACCATGGCAAGACCACCCTGGTGGACAAGTTGCTCCAGCAGTCCGGCACCTTCGCCGCCCACGAGAAGGTGGAGGAGCGCGTGATGGACTCCAACGCCCTGGAAAAAGAGCGCGGCATCACCATCCTGGCGAAGAACACCGCCATCGACTGGAACGACTACCACATCAACATCGTGGACACCCCGGGCCATGCTGACTTTGGCGGCGAGGTGGAGCGCGTGCTGTCCATGGTGGACTCGGTGCTGCTGCTGGTCGATGCGGTTGACGGCCCCATGCCGCAAACCCGCTTCGTCACCCAGAAGGCCTTCGCCATGGGCCTGCACCCCATCGTGGTCATCAACAAGATCGACCGCCCCGGCGCTCGCGCCCACTGGGTGCTGGACCAGACCTTCGACCTGTTCGACCGCCTCGGCGCCACCGAGGAGCAGTTGGATTTCCCGGTGGTCTACGCTTCGGCCCTGAACGGCTATGCCGGCGACAATCCGGACATCCGCGAAGGCAACATGGACTTCCTGTTCCAGACTGTCGTGGACAAGGTGCACCCGCCCAAGGTCGACACCGAAGGCGGCTTCCAACTGCAGGTCAGCCAGCTGGATTACAACTCCTACGTCGGCGTCATCGGCATCGGCCGCATCCAGCGCGGCGCAGTCAAGACCAACACCCCGGTGACGGTGGTCAGCCGCGACGGCAAGCAGCGCAACGCCCGCGTGCTGCAGGTGTTCGGCTTCAAGGGTCTGGAGCGGGTCGAAGTGCCCGAGGCCTCGGCCGGCGACATCATCGCTTTCACCGGCATCGACGTGCTGGAAATCTCCGACACCCTGTGCGCCACCGACTGCGTTGAAGCCCTGCCGCCCCTGACCGTGGACGAGCCCACGGTGAGCATGACCTTCCAGGTCAATAACTCGCCCTTCGCCGGCAAGGAAGGCAAGTTCGTCACCTCCCGCCAGATTCGCGAGCGCCTGCAGCGCGAACTCCTGCACAACGTGGCGCTGCGCGTGGAGGACACCGCAGATCCAGACAAGTTCAAGGTTTCCGGCCGCGGCGAGTTGCACCTGTCCATCCTCATCGAGAACATGCGCCGCGAGGGTTACGAACTAGGCGTCTCCCGGCCCGAGGTGATCATCAAGGAGGTCGATGGCGAGCCTTGCGAGCCCTATGAATTCGTCACCATCGAGGTGGAAGAGGCCAACCAGGGCTCGGTGATGGAAAAGCTGGGCGAGCGCAAGGGCGACCTGCTAAACATGGTGCCGGACGGCCAGGGCCGCGTGCGCCTCGAATACATGATGCCCTCCCGCGGCCTGATCGGCTTCCAGACCGAGTTCATGACCGCCACCTCCGGCACCGGCCTGCTCTATCACGTGTTCGACCACTACGGCCCGCTGAAGAAAGGCAACATCGGCCAGCGCATCAACGGCGTGCTGATCTCCATGGTGGCCGGCAAAGCGCTGGGCTACGCCCTGTTCAACCTGCAGGAGCGCGGTCGCTTGTTCATCGAACACGGCACCGAAGTGTACGAGGGCATGATCATAGGCATCCATTCCCGCGACAACGACTTGGTGGTCAACCCCACCAAGGCCAAGCAGCTCACCAATATCCGCGCCGCCGGCTCAGACGAGAACATCCTGCTCACCCCGCCCATCAAGATGAGCCTGGAGCAGGCGCTGGAATTCATCGACGACGACGAGCTGGTGGAAGTCACCCCCCAGTCGATCCGCATCCGTAAGAAGCTCCTGCTGGAGCACGAGCGCAAGAAAGCCGGTCGCGCCGTCGCCAACGAGTAA
- a CDS encoding DUF4340 domain-containing protein, with product MNQNNKNVVLALGAAALIAIGAASLLSGQRELEPESPPAAGFAISGLREHINEVRALRATGAEGKPLFSLSQGDTGWNLKEKAGYPADAGKVRAFLLKLSEAKLLEQKTSNPERYVSLGVEDTQAPDAKGVKITLEGLPRPEQLIIGNHSVRSGGTFVRQPEEKRSWLAKGNLSVERDLLKWLDTQISDIPAERLSEVILTKPGGKPLRLFKERPEAVEFSVSDVPLGKQVRSPDAVKGLASTLAGLRLVDVLPAAQAKQPADAELHTASFRAADGLKIDVSAWQEGNKYYARFFATLEQAKAEAYVQETQARAKADFEARQTQDPTLALPPDVADPGKDREQRLGSLAGEVAALTQRFGGWVFVIGPASYANLDTSQDDLLQPAPAPIPTPTPIPTPTPKPTPTPEPAAVGSEEPAATTSTDAERKH from the coding sequence ATGAACCAAAATAACAAGAATGTCGTCCTTGCCCTGGGCGCCGCGGCGCTTATTGCGATCGGCGCAGCGTCACTCCTCTCCGGCCAGCGCGAGCTGGAGCCGGAGTCACCGCCGGCTGCGGGTTTCGCCATTTCCGGGCTGAGGGAACACATCAATGAGGTGCGGGCTCTAAGAGCCACGGGTGCCGAGGGAAAGCCCCTGTTCAGCCTGAGCCAGGGTGACACGGGCTGGAACCTCAAAGAGAAAGCGGGCTATCCCGCCGACGCGGGCAAGGTTCGCGCGTTCCTGCTGAAACTTTCGGAGGCGAAGCTGCTGGAGCAGAAGACCAGCAACCCCGAGCGCTACGTCAGTCTGGGCGTGGAAGACACCCAGGCGCCAGACGCCAAAGGCGTGAAAATCACGCTAGAGGGATTGCCCAGGCCCGAGCAGTTGATCATCGGCAATCACAGCGTTCGCAGCGGCGGCACTTTCGTCCGCCAGCCGGAGGAGAAACGCAGTTGGCTGGCCAAGGGCAACTTGAGCGTGGAGCGCGACCTGCTCAAATGGCTGGACACCCAGATCAGCGACATTCCCGCCGAACGCCTGTCTGAAGTCATCCTGACCAAGCCGGGGGGCAAGCCCCTGCGCCTGTTCAAGGAACGTCCGGAAGCTGTGGAATTCTCCGTTTCCGATGTTCCCTTGGGCAAGCAGGTCCGCTCGCCCGACGCCGTGAAAGGTCTGGCCTCCACCCTGGCAGGCCTCAGGCTGGTGGACGTATTGCCCGCGGCACAGGCGAAGCAGCCCGCGGACGCCGAGCTGCACACCGCCAGCTTCCGCGCCGCCGACGGGCTCAAGATCGACGTGTCCGCCTGGCAGGAGGGCAATAAATACTATGCGCGCTTCTTCGCCACCCTGGAGCAGGCCAAAGCGGAGGCCTACGTGCAGGAAACTCAGGCCAGAGCGAAGGCCGACTTCGAGGCTAGGCAAACGCAGGACCCCACTCTGGCGCTGCCCCCTGACGTGGCGGACCCGGGCAAGGACCGCGAGCAACGCCTGGGTAGCCTGGCCGGCGAGGTCGCCGCCCTTACCCAGCGCTTCGGCGGCTGGGTGTTCGTCATTGGGCCGGCCAGCTATGCCAATCTGGACACGTCCCAGGACGACCTCCTTCAGCCCGCCCCGGCGCCCATCCCTACGCCTACCCCCATCCCGACACCCACGCCTAAGCCGACTCCTACACCGGAGCCAGCAGCGGTCGGAAGCGAAGAACCCGCAGCGACCACAAGTACCGACGCAGAAAGGAAACACTGA
- a CDS encoding rhodanese-like domain-containing protein, which translates to MSLIKTAKPPQAFEDLQANPSAVLLDVRDRIEYAFVGHPVEAVNIPWKDAPDWKPNPNFVDEVRQRVHALDTPLYLMCRSGQRSMDAAKALAAAGFTNLTNVDEGFEGPLDEKKHRGGLGGWRFHGLPWEQS; encoded by the coding sequence ATGTCCCTGATCAAGACCGCCAAGCCGCCGCAAGCCTTCGAAGACCTGCAGGCCAACCCGTCCGCCGTGCTGCTGGACGTGCGCGACCGCATTGAATATGCGTTCGTCGGACACCCGGTCGAGGCGGTGAATATCCCCTGGAAGGACGCCCCGGACTGGAAGCCCAACCCCAACTTCGTGGACGAAGTGCGCCAGCGCGTGCACGCCCTGGACACGCCGCTCTACCTCATGTGCCGCAGCGGCCAGCGCTCCATGGACGCCGCCAAGGCCCTGGCGGCAGCCGGATTCACCAACCTGACCAACGTGGACGAAGGCTTCGAGGGTCCCCTGGACGAGAAGAAGCACCGCGGCGGCTTGGGCGGCTGGCGCTTCCATGGACTGCCCTGGGAGCAGAGCTGA
- a CDS encoding class I SAM-dependent methyltransferase: MSEASQLQAKWDALYERMPRGLPQPAEVLEHNAHLLPASGEALDLACGLGGSALFLALRGLRVRAYDLSTVAIERLRSCAGAFPVEAAVRDVESTGLPEDAFDVVVVSRFLARPLCPAIARSIKPGGLLFYQTFIAGKQSAAGPSNPDFLLQPNELLALYRDFRLLFYREDAQVGNLAEGHRDEAYFVGQKSK, encoded by the coding sequence ATGAGCGAAGCAAGCCAGCTGCAGGCCAAATGGGACGCGCTCTACGAGCGGATGCCGCGGGGGCTGCCGCAGCCCGCCGAGGTGCTGGAGCACAATGCGCACCTGTTGCCCGCCTCGGGCGAGGCCCTGGACCTGGCCTGCGGACTGGGCGGGAGCGCCCTTTTCCTGGCCTTGCGCGGCCTGCGGGTGCGTGCCTACGATCTCTCCACCGTGGCTATCGAACGCTTGCGTTCGTGTGCCGGCGCTTTCCCGGTGGAGGCGGCCGTGCGCGACGTGGAAAGCACCGGTTTGCCAGAAGACGCCTTTGATGTGGTGGTAGTGAGCCGCTTTCTTGCGCGTCCGCTGTGCCCCGCCATCGCCCGCTCGATCAAACCCGGAGGCCTGCTGTTCTATCAGACCTTCATCGCCGGAAAGCAGTCCGCGGCCGGGCCGAGCAATCCGGATTTTTTGCTGCAACCCAACGAACTGCTGGCCTTGTATCGGGATTTCCGACTCCTCTTCTATCGGGAGGATGCCCAGGTGGGCAATCTGGCCGAAGGCCACCGAGACGAGGCCTATTTCGTCGGGCAAAAATCCAAATGA
- the trkA gene encoding Trk system potassium transporter TrkA, with protein MKIIILGAGQVGTSVINSLSSEANDIVVVDTQTPLLRDLQDRYDIATVQGNAAHPTVLARAGAADADMLIAVTSDDETNMLACQIADTLFKIPRKIARVRAIEYLSYPELFAPDSLPIDVVISPEQIVTHSIERLLEYPGASQVLDFADGKVRLVSVRAHKGGPLVGREIKELHQHMPSVHARITAIFRKGQPVIPNGKVIIEADDEVFFVASSEEIKDVMSELREVDKPYKRLMFAGGGHIGKRVAQALEKRYQVKVIEKNSRRAKKIAAELTNTVVLLGDASDKELLVAENIENTDVFCAITNDDEANILSAMLAKRLGARRVISLINKSAYADIVDTTFVDLVISPQLSTIGSLLRYVRRGDVVQVHSLRHGSAEAIEAVAHGSRGSSEIVGQRIDQIKLPSGVVMGALVRGEEVLQVHHDTVIEDGDHVIMFLHDKKLIRIVEKMFQQESEDVAA; from the coding sequence ATGAAGATCATCATCCTGGGAGCCGGACAAGTCGGCACCAGCGTCATCAACAGCCTTTCCAGCGAAGCCAACGACATCGTCGTGGTGGATACGCAGACGCCCTTGCTGCGCGACCTGCAGGACCGCTACGACATCGCCACTGTGCAGGGCAACGCCGCCCATCCCACGGTGCTGGCGCGGGCGGGCGCCGCCGACGCTGACATGCTCATCGCCGTGACCAGCGATGACGAAACCAATATGCTGGCCTGCCAGATCGCCGACACCCTGTTCAAGATTCCCCGCAAGATCGCGCGGGTGCGCGCCATCGAATACCTGAGCTATCCCGAGTTGTTCGCGCCGGATTCACTGCCCATCGACGTGGTGATCAGCCCCGAGCAGATCGTCACCCATTCCATCGAGCGCCTACTCGAATATCCGGGCGCCTCGCAGGTGCTGGACTTCGCCGACGGCAAGGTGCGCCTGGTCTCCGTGCGCGCGCACAAGGGCGGTCCCCTGGTAGGGCGCGAGATCAAGGAACTGCATCAGCACATGCCCAGCGTGCACGCGCGCATCACCGCCATCTTCCGCAAGGGCCAGCCGGTTATTCCCAACGGCAAGGTCATCATCGAGGCGGACGATGAAGTGTTCTTCGTCGCGTCCAGCGAGGAAATCAAGGACGTCATGAGCGAGCTGCGCGAGGTGGACAAGCCCTACAAGCGCCTGATGTTCGCCGGTGGCGGCCACATCGGGAAGCGCGTGGCGCAGGCTTTGGAAAAACGCTACCAGGTCAAGGTGATCGAAAAGAACTCACGCCGCGCCAAGAAGATCGCGGCCGAGCTGACCAATACCGTGGTCCTGCTGGGCGATGCCTCGGACAAGGAACTGCTGGTGGCGGAGAACATCGAGAACACCGATGTGTTCTGCGCCATCACCAACGACGACGAGGCCAACATCCTTTCCGCCATGTTGGCCAAGCGCCTGGGTGCGCGGCGCGTCATCAGCCTGATCAACAAAAGCGCCTACGCCGACATCGTCGACACCACCTTCGTGGACCTGGTGATTTCGCCCCAGCTTTCCACCATCGGCAGCCTGCTGCGCTATGTGCGACGCGGCGACGTAGTGCAGGTGCACTCCCTGCGCCACGGCTCGGCGGAAGCCATCGAGGCGGTGGCCCATGGCTCGCGCGGTTCGTCCGAGATCGTCGGCCAGCGCATCGACCAGATCAAGCTGCCCTCGGGCGTGGTGATGGGCGCCCTGGTCCGCGGCGAGGAAGTCCTGCAAGTGCATCACGACACGGTGATCGAGGACGGCGACCACGTGATCATGTTCCTCCACGACAAGAAGCTGATCCGCATCGTGGAGAAAATGTTCCAGCAGGAATCGGAAGACGTTGCGGCCTAG